One part of the Oncorhynchus masou masou isolate Uvic2021 unplaced genomic scaffold, UVic_Omas_1.1 unplaced_scaffold_1764, whole genome shotgun sequence genome encodes these proteins:
- the LOC135532196 gene encoding LOW QUALITY PROTEIN: probable G-protein coupled receptor 139 (The sequence of the model RefSeq protein was modified relative to this genomic sequence to represent the inferred CDS: inserted 1 base in 1 codon) gives MEHSHIFTLLPPPNSSAWSPGQQPADTPQGCPLGPLPVIYYSALLCLGLPANILTVIILSQLVLRRQKSSYNYLLALAAADILVLLLIVFVDFILEDFILGAPLPPSLNKAVQVLEFSSIHTSIWITVPLTVDRYIAVCHPLKYHSVSYPARTRRVIMGVYMGCLVSAAPYYWWPELWHGLPGGGAGSGGRGSSSSAAQHVLVWVHCATVYLLPCSVFFSLNAMIVRKLQRRRSCFRXRGYSTGKTTAILLAITSVFAVLWAPRTVVILYHLYTAPPASPGPARLLHLLTDVANMLALLNTGVNFFLYCFISKRFRTMAATVLRTLFRCRKQPPPFYAGHNFSITSSPWISPANSHCIKMLVYQYDKNGKPICISS, from the exons aTGGAGCACAGCCACATCTTCACCCTCCTTCCCCCCCCCAACAGCAGTGCCTGGAGCCCGGGGCAGCAGCCGGCCGACACTCCCCAGGGTTGCCCCCTCGGACCACTACCCGTCATCTACTACAGCGCCCTGCTCTGCCTTGGCCTGCCCG CCAACATACTCACTGTCATCATCCTCTCCCAGCTGGTGTTACGGCGTCAGAAGTCCTCCTATAACTACCTTCTGGCGCTCGCCGCCGCTGACATCCTGGTCCTCCTGCTCATCGTCTTCGTCGACTTCATATTGGAGGACTTCATTTTGGGCGCgccccttcccccctccctcaacAAGGCAGTCCAGGTCCTGGAGTTCTCCTCCATCCACACCTCCATCTGGATCACGGTCCCCTTGACCGTTGACCGTTATATTGCAGTCTGTCACCCGTTGAAGTATCATAGCGTTTCCTACCCGGCCCGCACACGGCGGGTCATCATGGGCGTCTATATGGGGTGTTTGGTGTCTGCGGCGCCTTACTACTGGTGGCCTGAGCTGTGGCATGGTTTACCTGGAGGTGGTGCAGGAAGTGGAGGAAGGGGGAGTAGTAGTAGTGCTGCGCAGCATGTGCTAGTCTGGGTGCACTGTGCGACTGTCTATCTCCTCCCCTGCTCCGTCTTCTTCTCCCTCAATGCAATGATCGTCAGGAAGCTCCAGCGCCGTCGCAGCTGCTTCC TGCGCGGCTACTCCACGGGCAAGACCACCGCCATCCTCCTCGCCATCACTTCCGTGTTTGCCGTCCTCTGGGCACCACGCACCGTCGTGATCCTTTACCACCTGTACACGGCGCCGCCGGCGTCCCCCGGTCCCGCCCGCCTTCTGCACCTCCTAACCGATGTGGCGAACATGCTAGCTCTCCTAAACACCGGGGTCAACTTCTTTCTCTACTGTTTCATCAGCAAGCGTTTCCGGACCATGGCGGCCACGGTTCTCCGGACGTTGTTCCGATGCCGTAAGCAGCCGCCGCCGTTCTACGCTGGACACAACTTCTCTATCACCAGTAGCCCCTGGATCTCCCCTGCCAACTCCCACTGCATCAAGATGCTGGTATACCAGTACGATAAGAACGGCAAGCCCATCTGCATCTCCTCGTGA